The Chelatococcus sp. HY11 genome includes a window with the following:
- a CDS encoding DUF3806 domain-containing protein yields MVIVRYSRDQIRVVSRQQASRAKFTVRRCDKPFTSSEPWLFVQCTSDGSTQGEDQWRKRMSWLNMPDLEREKDGGEVLFRFNPWCCVRPVAVAAAVLLQPSTDALANLRKTACERKLAMTSQRTEALAGDDAAHVERQREWVRGHFKPEFQHRYETVDGKLRIIQALLTPGMIERDETWKLQSLGITFGDALAQELGLAWIVVDDAVGRDPALQDAESGLILFVLTTISKRVEDGEEIDVLGLFNGGVKMVEEQRQRHRDAKSCDG; encoded by the coding sequence GTGGTCATCGTCAGATACTCCAGGGATCAAATCCGTGTCGTGAGCCGCCAACAAGCAAGCCGTGCGAAATTTACCGTCCGGCGTTGTGATAAACCCTTCACGAGCAGCGAGCCATGGCTTTTCGTGCAATGCACATCAGATGGATCGACGCAGGGCGAAGATCAATGGCGCAAACGGATGTCATGGCTCAATATGCCGGACCTTGAGCGCGAGAAGGACGGCGGAGAGGTGCTTTTTCGGTTTAACCCGTGGTGCTGCGTGAGGCCTGTGGCGGTAGCGGCCGCCGTGTTGCTTCAACCGTCGACGGATGCGTTGGCCAACTTGAGAAAAACAGCTTGTGAAAGGAAGCTTGCAATGACGAGCCAGCGTACGGAGGCATTGGCGGGGGACGATGCCGCCCATGTGGAGCGGCAGCGCGAATGGGTGCGCGGGCATTTCAAGCCTGAATTCCAGCATCGCTACGAGACCGTCGATGGCAAGCTGAGGATCATCCAGGCCCTGTTGACGCCGGGCATGATCGAACGTGATGAGACCTGGAAACTCCAAAGCCTCGGCATCACTTTCGGCGATGCCCTGGCTCAGGAACTCGGCCTTGCCTGGATCGTCGTGGACGATGCAGTTGGCCGCGACCCCGCGCTTCAGGATGCCGAAAGCGGGCTGATCCTCTTTGTTCTGACGACGATATCAAAGCGAGTGGAGGACGGCGAGGAGATCGACGTTCTCGGTCTTTTCAATGGCGGCGTGAAAATGGTTGAAGAGCAGCGGCAACGACACAGGGATGCCAAGAGCTGCGATGGGTGA
- a CDS encoding PsiF family protein produces the protein MITRTLLAAFVALTVLSLSVSTPAAAQSAAQNAQRERMTTCNNDAKAKSLAGDQRKTFMSDCLAGKTSATEQKALSAPQQRMKDCNADATKQALTGDKRKAFLSTCLKS, from the coding sequence ATGATCACGCGTACTCTCCTTGCCGCTTTCGTAGCCCTCACCGTCTTGTCTCTCAGCGTCTCCACACCGGCTGCTGCCCAGTCCGCGGCACAGAACGCCCAGCGCGAGCGCATGACGACGTGTAACAATGATGCCAAGGCGAAATCGCTCGCGGGAGATCAGCGAAAGACCTTCATGTCGGATTGCCTCGCGGGCAAGACGAGCGCCACGGAGCAAAAGGCCCTCAGCGCTCCGCAACAGCGCATGAAGGATTGCAACGCTGACGCGACCAAACAAGCGCTCACCGGTGACAAACGGAAAGCATTCCTCAGCACTTGCCTCAAGAGCTGA